In the genome of Pelodiscus sinensis isolate JC-2024 chromosome 3, ASM4963464v1, whole genome shotgun sequence, one region contains:
- the LRRN4 gene encoding leucine-rich repeat neuronal protein 4, with translation MFSLRLMLSLLAWEAAAAGLTNRAAPAALGNITTLFLLGQQDHWEDVNLSSVSCEELRNSTRPNLRLRNKSLEAWPACLPAVVEALDLSANLLPALTGRELVNVPKLRTLSLKHNRIGEVVWGTEALDSLQYLDLSANNLSLVPSCHSAYLPKLKWLSLAGNPLSELPPLAFSCYPQLQFLNLSMTLLGQGSGGGIRPLAFAMDMLQGDTPRRARSALDVLDLSGTFLENVQQEWAQDVANLRSLHLARMPRLRSLDADLFKSLPRLRELNCQDSRALSGVRPELFNDAPQLNFLAFQNCNLSSFHPWNINSSGNIQINLYGNPLECSCELSWLLSDPERVVLQRASDTTCNTAPEDRELSSSSSSLSLLQLYNACEAKRNTTFPTSNMHPLTEDSSTLPTNNATPEVAVMDSTPSTKELDSDSSMPQNVSVTPTAPMKNSPTSVDIFSKSNNSPSTAGAVAPSFTIPGELYSDFLTQQSTASTIKTDPLKRNATTANAVFHQEGTFYQSTNNPSTEATGLIGTNSPLFPGTVSPSQKAQLSQNSTEANPIPNPTHVGIPVLYIDDYYDDDQPEETITQPIVVSCDYDPCQHLQKPCSELQRLSPCLCPGVSGEDTVPDPPRLQEVSETTDTSAQIHWCAPNSFVNTYQLVYHAKGSKNQILVAEIYPTARKHTLYELSPDTSYWVCVIASNKAGLSQMTSEKISGNPCTHFTTKPSYKFIFVVLSLASGIFLITTIILSVQLCRKCKKPHTEQYGTHLVSYKNPAFDYPLKLQP, from the exons ATGTTTTCCCTCCGGCTCATGCTCTCTCTGCTAGCGTGGGAAGCGGCGGCGGCAGGCCTGACAAACAGAGCCGCCCCCGCCGCACTGGGGAACATCACAACTctcttcctgctgggccagcaaGACCACTGGGAAGACGTTAATCTTAGCAGCGTGTCCTGCGAGGAGCTGAGGAACTCGACAAGGCCCAACTTGCGTCTGCGCAACAAGAGCCTAGAAGCCTGGCCCGCCTGCCTACCTGCGGTAGTGGAAGCCTTAGATCTCAGTGCCAACCTCCTGCCTGCGCTGACCGGCAGGGAGCTAGTGAACGTTCCAAAGCTGCGTACCCTCTCCCTGAAGCACAACCGCATCGGAGAAGTTGTGTGGGGCACGGAAGCCCTCGACAGCCTGCAGTACCTGGACCTAAGTGCTAATAACTTGTCCTTGGTGCCATCATGCCACAGCGCCTATCTGCCAAAGCTGAAGTGGCTCTCGCTGGCTGGAAACCCTCTCTCTGAACTCCCACCTCTGGCTTTCTCCTGTTATCCACAGCTCCAGTTCCTGAACTTGTCTATGACTTTGTTAGGGCAGGGGAGTGGCGGAGGGATTCGCCCGCTGGCCTTTGCCATGGACATGTTGCAGGGGGACACCCCGCGCAGAGCCAGGAGCGCCCTTGACGTGCTGGACCTGAGCGGTACCTTTCTCGAGAACG TTCAGCAGGAGTGGGCCCAAGACGTGGCCAACCTTCGGTCGCTCCACCTTGCGAGGATGCCCCGGCTGAGGAGCCTTGATGCGGACCTATTCAAGTCCCTGCCCAGGCTGAGAGAACTGAATTGCCAAGATTCCCGCGCGCTGAGCGGGGTGAGACCAGAGCTATTCAACGATGCTCCTCAACTGAACTTTCTCGCCTTCCAAAA CTGTAACCTGAGCTCCTTTCATCCTTGGAATATCAACTCATCAGGCAACATCCAAATCAACCTGTATGGAAATCCTTTAGAGTGCAGCTGTGAGCTTTCCTGGCTACTTTCGGATCCTGAGAGAGTCGTGCTGCAAAG GGCATCTGACACCACTTGCAACACAGCTCCAGAAGACAGAGAGCTGTCTTCTTCGTCATCATCTCTTTCACTGTTACAACTCTACAATGCATGCGAGGCTAAGAGAAACACCACATTCCCCACATCAAACATGCACCCACTCACAGAAGACTCTTCCACCCTTCCCACCAACAATGCCACTCCTGAGGTAGCAGTGATGGACTCTACTCCATCCACCAAAGAACTTGACAGCGACTCCTCAATGCCACAAAACGTAAGTGTGACACCAACAGCTCCAATGAAGAATAGTCCCACAAGCGTGGACATTTTTTCCAAATCTAATAACAGTCCCTCTACTGCAGGAGCAGTAGCCCCCTCTTTCACCATTCCGGGAGAGCTTTATAGTGACTTCTTAACTCAGCAGAGCACTGCGAGTACAATCAAAACAGATCCGTTGAAAAGAAATGCCACAACGGCCAATGCTGTGTTCCACCAAGAGGGAACATTCTACCAGTCTACTAATAACCCTTCCACTGAGGCGACAGGACTAATCGGAACAAACTCGCCTCTTTTTCCTGGCACAGTAAGTCCATCTCAGAAAGCTCAACTGTCACAAAATTCCACAGAGGCAAACCCTATTCCAAATCCTACCCATGTTGGAATACCAGTGCTTTACATTGATGACTATTATGATGATGATCAACCAGAGGAAACCATAACTCAACCAATAGTAGTCTCTTGTGACTATGACCCCTGCCAACACCTCCAGAAGCCATGCTCTGAACTGCAGAGGTTGTCCCCATGTTTATGTCCTGGAGTGTCTGGAGAAGACACCGTTCCAGATCCACCAAGGCTCCAAGAAGTGTCTGAAACGACAGACACATCAGCACAGATCCACTGGTGTGCCCCCAATTCATTCGTGAATACTTATCAGCTTGTATATCATGCCAAAGGCAGCAAGAACCAGATCCTGGTTGCTGAGATCTATCCCACGGCAAGGAAGCACACATTGTACGAACTTTCACCGGACACCAGCTACTGGGTGTGCGTGATTGCTTCGAACAAAGCAGGATTGAGCCAGATGACAAGTGAAAAGATCTCGGGCAATCCATGCACCCACTTTACTACAAAGCCCAGCTACAAATTCATCTTTGTTGTCTTGTCCCTAGCAAGCGGGATCTTCCTAATCACCACCATCATATTGTCAGTGCAACTGTGTCGGAAATGTAAAAAGCCTCACACAGAGCAATACGGCACACACCTCGTCTCTTATAAAAACCCAGCATTTGATTACCCCTTAAAACTGCAGCCATGA